Proteins from a genomic interval of Acidobacteriota bacterium:
- the glgP gene encoding alpha-glucan family phosphorylase — protein sequence MKPLATFKVRPNLPEPLQGLSTLAHNLRWSWDHAAIDLFRRLDDQLWESSGHNPVLLLGAVEQATLESAAKDDSFLAHLKGVEQKLAVYLGGEGSWYRREHPKEDKLLVAYFSAEFGITECLSIFAGGLGVLAGDHVKAASDLGLPLVGVGLLYQQGYFHQYLNAAGWQQEAYEDNDFHTLPVELVPNLTVQVALPDGSVTAQVWCARVGRLKLFLLDTNIPANKSEFRKITHQLYGGDLEMRMRQEILLGIGGYRALEAMGLEPTVYHMNEGHSAFLSLERVRRLMQMRQMSFHEARVLASASLIFTTHTPVAAGHDYFPSALIERYFSDFARELSISTSEFMALGRQNPANHSEDFCMTVLALRLASSSNGVSKLHGRVSRGMWKQIWNGVPEEEIPIGHVTNGVHFRSWVSLEMNQLYDRYLGPKWREEPADANLWKRAQSIPGVELWKTHERRRERLVAYARKCLREQLRKRNAPQTTIDSADEVLSPDALTIGFGRRFASYKRANLLIRDPERLLRLLNDPQRPVQILYAGKAHPHDNLGKELIQSLIELANRPAFRSKLVFLENYDMAVARYMVQGCDVWLNTPLRPLEASGTSGMKAQANGVLNLSTLDGWWDEAWQMGRDQGVDVGWSIGNGETYSDSEYQVQVEAEALYETLEREIVPTFYDRRADGVPTKWVARMKTSIATLCPEFNMHRMVMEYANDRYLSADHRYRVLDEDNGTKSRHYATWLERTREAWPFLEIVSVQSDLDEVGLGEQLEISAHVRLNRLTPDDVSVEVLTGRVTADSEISNPMTTPMVVTSQDGQGGYTYRCYYQQIAGSGMYGYAIRILPRYGEASTPLIPGLICWASCQPSAKPGNAFTARSGGD from the coding sequence ATGAAACCGCTGGCCACTTTCAAAGTCCGACCCAATCTGCCTGAGCCACTACAAGGATTGAGTACGCTTGCGCACAACCTCCGATGGAGTTGGGATCACGCCGCGATCGATCTCTTTCGTCGTCTGGATGACCAACTGTGGGAATCGTCAGGGCACAACCCTGTCCTGCTCCTGGGAGCAGTTGAGCAGGCGACGCTTGAGTCCGCGGCTAAAGACGATTCCTTCCTCGCTCATTTGAAAGGAGTGGAACAAAAACTTGCGGTCTACCTGGGCGGCGAAGGTTCCTGGTATCGTCGCGAGCATCCCAAGGAAGACAAGCTGCTGGTTGCCTATTTCTCCGCGGAATTTGGTATTACGGAATGCCTGTCGATCTTTGCGGGCGGATTGGGAGTATTGGCGGGCGATCACGTCAAAGCAGCGAGCGATCTTGGACTGCCTCTGGTAGGAGTCGGCCTGCTTTATCAACAGGGATATTTTCACCAGTATCTGAATGCCGCCGGATGGCAACAGGAAGCATACGAAGATAACGATTTTCATACTCTGCCCGTCGAGCTTGTACCGAACCTGACGGTTCAAGTCGCGCTACCGGATGGATCAGTCACTGCCCAGGTGTGGTGCGCTCGGGTCGGGCGTCTGAAGCTCTTTCTTCTGGACACGAATATTCCCGCCAACAAAAGCGAATTCCGGAAAATCACCCATCAGCTCTATGGCGGGGATTTGGAGATGCGGATGCGGCAGGAAATCCTCCTCGGGATCGGAGGCTATCGCGCTCTGGAAGCGATGGGATTGGAACCGACCGTCTATCACATGAATGAAGGACACTCTGCATTCCTCAGTCTGGAGCGCGTCCGACGGCTGATGCAGATGCGGCAGATGTCGTTTCATGAAGCGCGGGTATTGGCATCCGCGAGCCTGATCTTCACAACACACACTCCCGTAGCCGCGGGACACGACTACTTTCCGTCAGCACTCATTGAACGATATTTTTCCGACTTCGCACGTGAACTCAGTATCAGCACCTCAGAATTCATGGCGCTGGGACGGCAAAATCCGGCGAACCATTCCGAGGACTTCTGCATGACCGTGCTGGCATTACGTCTGGCCTCTTCGAGCAATGGTGTCAGCAAGCTTCATGGACGCGTGTCGCGAGGGATGTGGAAGCAAATCTGGAACGGCGTTCCCGAGGAAGAGATTCCAATCGGCCACGTCACCAACGGAGTGCATTTCCGAAGCTGGGTTTCCCTTGAGATGAACCAACTCTACGACCGCTATCTGGGACCCAAGTGGCGCGAGGAACCGGCCGATGCCAATCTCTGGAAACGCGCCCAATCCATACCTGGGGTCGAGTTGTGGAAGACTCATGAGCGGCGTAGAGAACGGCTGGTTGCGTATGCTCGAAAATGTCTGCGCGAGCAGTTGCGGAAGCGGAATGCTCCGCAAACTACCATCGATTCCGCCGATGAAGTCCTGAGCCCGGACGCGCTGACGATCGGTTTCGGACGGCGCTTTGCCTCCTACAAGCGCGCAAACCTGTTGATCCGAGATCCAGAACGATTGCTCCGCCTGCTCAACGATCCGCAGCGGCCCGTGCAGATCCTCTATGCAGGAAAGGCTCATCCCCACGACAACCTCGGAAAGGAGCTGATCCAGTCTCTCATCGAACTCGCCAACCGGCCGGCTTTCCGCTCGAAACTCGTGTTCCTCGAAAACTACGATATGGCCGTCGCCCGCTACATGGTGCAGGGATGTGACGTCTGGCTCAACACTCCACTTCGCCCGCTCGAAGCGAGCGGAACCAGCGGGATGAAAGCCCAAGCCAACGGTGTTTTGAACCTGAGCACACTCGACGGCTGGTGGGACGAAGCATGGCAGATGGGTCGAGACCAGGGAGTCGATGTCGGTTGGTCCATTGGCAACGGCGAAACCTACAGCGATTCCGAGTATCAGGTCCAGGTGGAAGCCGAAGCCTTATACGAGACTCTGGAACGTGAAATTGTGCCGACCTTTTATGACCGGCGCGCGGACGGTGTGCCCACGAAATGGGTGGCGCGCATGAAAACCTCCATCGCCACGCTCTGTCCGGAATTCAATATGCATCGGATGGTCATGGAGTATGCCAATGACCGTTATCTCTCCGCCGACCACCGCTACCGAGTTCTTGACGAGGACAATGGCACGAAAAGCAGGCACTATGCCACCTGGTTAGAGCGAACGCGGGAAGCATGGCCCTTTCTGGAAATCGTTTCCGTTCAGAGTGATCTTGACGAAGTGGGCCTCGGCGAGCAACTGGAAATTTCGGCTCACGTCCGGCTCAACCGACTGACCCCGGACGACGTGTCCGTGGAGGTCCTCACCGGACGAGTGACTGCCGACTCTGAAATTTCCAATCCGATGACTACTCCGATGGTGGTCACATCGCAGGATGGACAGGGAGGCTACACGTATCGCTGCTACTACCAGCAAATTGCCGGTAGTGGCATGTACGGTTATGCGATTCGAATTCTACCCAGGTATGGTGAGGCCTCGACGCCGCTCATCCCGGGGCTGATCTGTTGGGCCAGTTGTCAACCGTCCGCCAAGCCGGGAAATGCATTCACGGCCCGATCGGGCGGCGACTAG
- a CDS encoding tyrosine-type recombinase/integrase gives MARVKQYGNRVNVLKYIKAAAGWRFAAVVENRGKVVRDHVLLAGQDEHHAEGTYYIEWYENGKRHRKAIADLAHVAEAARVKAIEVEALKAGVLVRPAQPAAATNRIAPKTAVDQYLAMVEAQRSPRTYLSYRYTLKKLLLPSYEKESVDQVTREDILTFMTRCYTIGLGPRTVYDKLVVVLQFFKRQGKSGLLAPSDWPKYVETIRPIYELEEIHAMFKHAKDDEALFLKFLLVSGFRDQEAQHVSWRDFDFRHSQVRVTAKPLWGFRPKNWEERVVPLPTPFVDQLLRVREGRNAQLAQLVFPNKRGRPNRENDTIVKRVAHRAELNCGQCVTRHGNRCAEGPFCQLFFQHKFRHTFATEHLRHGVDIRTLQSWMGHRDIQSTMVYLKGVQSKDALAKVNAGALAAYVA, from the coding sequence ATGGCAAGGGTCAAGCAGTATGGCAATCGCGTCAACGTCCTCAAGTACATCAAAGCCGCCGCCGGTTGGCGCTTTGCCGCTGTCGTCGAAAACCGGGGCAAGGTGGTCCGCGACCACGTCCTGCTCGCTGGACAGGATGAACATCATGCCGAAGGCACTTACTACATCGAGTGGTATGAGAACGGTAAACGGCACCGCAAGGCCATCGCCGATCTTGCGCACGTGGCCGAAGCGGCGCGGGTCAAGGCCATTGAAGTAGAGGCGCTCAAAGCAGGTGTGCTGGTTCGGCCCGCGCAACCAGCCGCCGCAACCAACCGCATTGCGCCGAAAACAGCCGTTGACCAGTATCTTGCCATGGTCGAGGCGCAGCGTAGCCCCCGGACCTATCTGAGTTACCGTTACACCCTGAAGAAGCTGCTGCTCCCATCGTACGAGAAGGAGTCCGTGGACCAGGTGACCCGCGAGGACATCCTGACCTTCATGACGCGTTGCTACACCATTGGGCTTGGCCCGCGTACGGTCTATGACAAATTAGTCGTGGTTCTGCAGTTCTTCAAACGCCAGGGGAAAAGCGGGTTGCTCGCACCGAGCGACTGGCCGAAATACGTTGAAACCATCCGGCCGATTTATGAACTGGAGGAGATTCATGCGATGTTCAAGCATGCCAAAGACGATGAGGCTCTTTTTCTGAAATTCCTGCTCGTCTCCGGCTTTCGCGACCAGGAAGCGCAACACGTTTCGTGGCGTGACTTCGACTTCCGCCACAGTCAGGTACGAGTGACCGCCAAACCGTTGTGGGGATTCCGTCCCAAGAACTGGGAGGAACGAGTGGTGCCCCTTCCGACTCCCTTCGTCGACCAGCTTCTCAGGGTAAGAGAGGGGCGCAACGCGCAGCTGGCGCAATTGGTCTTCCCCAACAAACGCGGCCGCCCCAATCGGGAGAATGACACGATTGTGAAGCGGGTCGCCCACCGGGCGGAATTGAACTGTGGACAGTGCGTTACCAGGCACGGCAATCGGTGCGCGGAAGGGCCTTTCTGCCAACTATTTTTCCAGCACAAATTTCGCCACACGTTTGCTACCGAGCATTTGCGTCATGGAGTGGACATTCGCACCCTTCAGTCCTGGATGGGACACCGTGACATCCAGTCGACCATGGTGTATCTGAAAGGCGTCCAATCAAAAGATGCCCTGGCAAAAGTAAACGCAGGCGCTCTTGCGGCGTATGTCGCCTGA
- a CDS encoding helix-turn-helix domain-containing protein, with the protein MANSAYRFSLGRDSVSGAAKILQTLESKEHALKASELAKLLGVTRQHIYKMAAASAIPSFRVGTAVRFDPKQVAEWLGRRMPQAVTSPGLSRIAV; encoded by the coding sequence ATGGCGAACTCGGCTTATCGGTTCAGTTTGGGACGCGACAGTGTCTCTGGAGCGGCAAAGATACTGCAGACGCTCGAATCCAAAGAGCACGCCTTAAAAGCGAGCGAGTTGGCTAAACTACTAGGCGTAACCCGGCAACACATTTACAAAATGGCAGCGGCCAGCGCGATCCCTTCTTTTCGCGTAGGCACGGCGGTGCGATTTGACCCAAAGCAGGTTGCGGAGTGGCTGGGCCGCAGGATGCCGCAAGCGGTTACTTCTCCTGGCCTGAGCCGGATTGCTGTCTGA
- a CDS encoding MoxR family ATPase, giving the protein MFSSLEEVSQRLRSTGYIADSIATTTVYLAARLQKPLLLEGPAGSGKTQLAYAVAQAADTTVERLQCYEGINEEKAIGKFDEPLQRLCVELKTKTANFDWESVRTELHSQQFFSAGPLLRALQCEKPCVLLIDELDKVDQAFEALLLELLSVWQLSIPKLGTMQAKSIPFVVLTSNEERCIGDPLRRRSFYLRVEHPTAEREAEIVALRTPDSSHEFHAGMAGLAKALRGWSLEKPPSVSEILDLAQALKVLGAERVTAEMRDTLLPLLAKTEADRRKLLLRDGFASLVCDAQQYCTETLQGSAA; this is encoded by the coding sequence GTGTTTTCATCTCTCGAAGAAGTCAGTCAACGGCTTAGGTCCACCGGCTACATCGCCGATTCCATTGCCACAACAACGGTGTATCTGGCGGCGAGGCTCCAGAAGCCATTGCTGCTGGAAGGGCCCGCAGGCAGCGGTAAAACGCAACTCGCCTACGCTGTCGCCCAGGCCGCAGATACAACCGTAGAGCGCCTGCAGTGCTACGAAGGAATCAACGAAGAGAAGGCGATTGGCAAGTTCGACGAGCCTCTCCAGAGACTTTGCGTTGAACTCAAAACAAAGACCGCGAACTTCGATTGGGAGTCTGTGCGGACGGAACTGCACAGTCAGCAATTCTTCAGCGCCGGCCCGCTTCTGCGCGCATTGCAATGTGAAAAGCCGTGTGTCCTTCTGATTGACGAATTGGACAAGGTAGACCAGGCCTTTGAGGCCCTGTTGCTGGAATTGCTGAGCGTATGGCAACTCAGCATTCCGAAGCTAGGCACGATGCAGGCCAAGAGCATTCCGTTCGTCGTGCTTACCTCGAACGAAGAGCGGTGCATCGGCGACCCTCTTCGCCGTCGTAGTTTTTATTTGCGCGTTGAACATCCCACCGCGGAGCGAGAGGCGGAGATTGTCGCGCTAAGAACACCAGACTCCAGCCACGAATTCCATGCGGGAATGGCGGGACTCGCCAAGGCATTACGGGGATGGAGCTTGGAGAAGCCGCCATCCGTCTCGGAAATTCTGGATCTGGCGCAGGCGCTCAAGGTCCTCGGCGCTGAGCGGGTTACGGCAGAAATGAGAGATACGCTGCTGCCCTTGCTGGCCAAGACCGAGGCTGATCGGCGAAAGCTGCTCTTGCGAGATGGTTTTGCCAGCCTGGTCTGCGACGCACAGCAATACTGCACGGAAACTCTGCAAGGGAGCGCCGCATGA
- a CDS encoding lytic transglycosylase domain-containing protein — MNRGFSVVLILCAVSSCWARPPKPATRLEAEYYVAAYAQHYRVPVPLVRAVVERESDWHACALSPKGAAGLMQLMPTTAQLLRVRDRCDINQNISGGVRYLAWLMQLFHNDLRLVAAAYYAGERVIGRRGLTYRNPDVVAYVSRIRATYLRQVESAAKFEKNTSERDMR, encoded by the coding sequence ATGAACCGAGGCTTCTCGGTGGTACTCATACTTTGTGCGGTCTCGAGTTGCTGGGCACGACCGCCGAAACCAGCGACCCGGCTTGAGGCCGAATACTACGTTGCAGCCTATGCGCAACACTACCGCGTGCCCGTTCCATTGGTGCGAGCCGTGGTTGAGCGCGAGTCGGACTGGCACGCGTGCGCGCTCTCTCCCAAGGGCGCGGCGGGCCTGATGCAACTCATGCCGACGACTGCGCAGCTCTTGCGAGTCCGGGACCGCTGCGACATCAATCAAAACATCTCCGGTGGCGTGCGTTACCTGGCATGGCTGATGCAGTTATTCCATAACGATCTTAGGCTCGTAGCTGCCGCCTACTATGCCGGCGAACGGGTGATCGGCAGGCGCGGACTGACGTACCGCAATCCGGACGTGGTCGCGTATGTGTCGAGAATCAGAGCGACTTATCTTCGCCAAGTCGAATCGGCAGCCAAGTTTGAGAAAAACACTTCGGAAAGAGATATGCGATGA
- a CDS encoding TrbG/VirB9 family P-type conjugative transfer protein, translating into MKICLCLVHVITLTTALAQAGAAQAGLPKAQIVTLNLDPQSVTTLHLRRGFVSSVRLPEEVSSVVLGDPGAFKAEHSEAEPQLVFFKPTSPKPAETNALITTKTGHEVSLSLVSEGNSDRGGAVDYVLKYEQPRSVLIGPSHSSFVIGDTKSLTQESPPISNAQGNAVSDEPELLRQQRLEAPHWEGKQLRVAVGRATGADERMTVMFSVLNSSPRTIELLPPQIQLAGTSKARHGKAIKSEPVAIKDYQMTARRLAPGARADGVVMFERPTFKESRERLLLQVAQAEEVDRPVLMPITFVAPAKGATK; encoded by the coding sequence ATGAAAATCTGTTTGTGTTTGGTGCATGTGATAACGCTCACGACCGCGCTTGCGCAGGCGGGAGCAGCGCAGGCTGGGCTGCCAAAGGCACAAATTGTCACCCTGAATCTGGACCCGCAAAGTGTCACCACCCTGCACTTGCGACGAGGGTTTGTCAGTTCCGTACGGCTGCCCGAGGAGGTCAGTTCCGTCGTGCTGGGAGATCCCGGGGCCTTCAAGGCCGAACACTCCGAGGCAGAGCCCCAGTTGGTTTTCTTCAAACCGACCAGCCCAAAGCCGGCCGAAACGAACGCGCTGATTACCACCAAGACGGGGCACGAAGTTTCTTTAAGCCTGGTGAGCGAAGGTAATTCAGACCGCGGCGGGGCGGTCGATTACGTTCTGAAATACGAGCAGCCACGTAGTGTTCTGATCGGACCGAGCCATTCCAGCTTCGTCATTGGTGACACAAAGAGCCTCACACAGGAGAGCCCGCCAATCAGCAATGCCCAAGGCAACGCCGTCAGTGACGAACCGGAGTTGCTCAGACAACAAAGACTTGAGGCTCCGCACTGGGAGGGTAAACAGTTGCGGGTTGCAGTGGGACGGGCCACCGGGGCCGATGAGCGGATGACAGTAATGTTTTCCGTTCTCAATTCCTCTCCTAGGACGATCGAATTGTTGCCGCCACAAATACAACTTGCCGGGACATCAAAGGCCAGACATGGGAAGGCGATTAAGTCCGAGCCGGTGGCCATCAAGGATTACCAAATGACCGCGCGGCGACTGGCGCCCGGTGCAAGGGCGGACGGAGTTGTCATGTTCGAACGTCCCACCTTCAAGGAATCAAGAGAACGATTGTTACTGCAGGTTGCGCAAGCGGAAGAAGTGGACCGCCCGGTCCTGATGCCGATTACGTTTGTGGCCCCGGCAAAAGGAGCGACGAAATGA
- a CDS encoding SagB/ThcOx family dehydrogenase, with product MNNRDIEATWKYHDGTKHSYWSIRNHPHFLDWANRPQPFKIYPKIEPLPLPRDVPQTGVAALSAISVREPSSRTESVPDLQDLARILYFSAGITKQRAYPGGEIYFRAAACTGALYEIELYVVSSDLSGLDAGVYHFNPSDVSLRLLRQGDFRGNLAQATAMVPAVAHAPATIICTGIYWRNAWKYQARTYRHFGWDNGTLLANTLAVSAASGLPAEIVLGFVDAEVNRLLDLDTRREVSLCLVPIGRTSESSLPPPREAQALGLETIPLSQHEVEYPAMLEMHDASSLESVEEVNQWRAKPPVLASSAPAGEAVRLPRLPEEEQTKDTIEQVILRRGSTRTFDKAASITLAQLSTILDYATRGLPADFLEPPGAQLNDLYLIVHAVQGLKPGAYLFRREPNTLELLKEGQFRAEAHHLGLGQELPADACVDIFFLADLKRNLEQYGNRGYRAVQLEAGAIGGRIYLAAYAQHLGATGLTFFDDDVVNFFSPHAKDKSAIFLLAIGKPLKRKPQ from the coding sequence ATGAACAACCGCGACATCGAGGCGACTTGGAAGTATCACGATGGCACGAAGCACTCCTACTGGAGTATTCGTAACCATCCTCATTTCCTGGACTGGGCGAATCGGCCGCAGCCTTTCAAAATCTACCCAAAGATAGAGCCTCTTCCACTGCCGCGCGACGTGCCGCAAACAGGGGTGGCGGCGCTCTCCGCGATTTCAGTGCGAGAGCCCTCGTCGCGGACTGAATCGGTCCCTGACCTTCAGGATCTGGCCCGCATCCTCTATTTTTCGGCGGGGATTACCAAACAGCGTGCATATCCAGGTGGCGAAATCTACTTTCGCGCTGCAGCTTGCACGGGAGCTCTCTATGAGATCGAACTGTACGTCGTGAGTAGCGATCTTTCGGGTTTGGATGCCGGCGTGTATCACTTCAATCCATCAGATGTGTCGCTACGGCTTCTGCGACAAGGCGATTTTCGCGGAAACCTGGCTCAGGCGACGGCGATGGTGCCCGCGGTGGCTCACGCGCCCGCGACGATCATCTGCACCGGGATCTACTGGCGGAATGCCTGGAAATACCAGGCGCGCACCTATCGCCATTTTGGTTGGGACAACGGCACGCTGCTGGCAAACACGCTGGCGGTTTCTGCGGCTTCAGGACTGCCCGCCGAGATCGTGCTCGGCTTCGTGGACGCCGAGGTGAACCGCCTACTTGATCTCGATACGCGGCGTGAGGTTTCGTTGTGTCTCGTACCGATCGGGCGCACATCGGAGAGTTCGCTGCCGCCACCGAGAGAGGCTCAGGCGCTTGGCTTGGAAACAATCCCGCTTTCACAGCACGAAGTCGAATATCCCGCCATGCTTGAGATGCACGACGCGTCTTCGCTTGAGTCTGTAGAGGAAGTAAATCAGTGGCGCGCCAAGCCACCAGTCCTTGCATCTTCCGCTCCGGCGGGCGAGGCAGTTCGCCTTCCGCGCCTGCCGGAAGAAGAACAAACGAAGGACACGATCGAGCAGGTGATCCTGCGCCGCGGCTCTACCCGAACGTTCGATAAGGCGGCGTCCATTACACTGGCACAACTTTCTACCATTCTCGACTACGCCACGCGAGGTCTTCCGGCTGACTTCCTTGAGCCTCCGGGCGCGCAGCTGAACGATCTGTACCTAATCGTGCATGCGGTGCAGGGGCTTAAGCCGGGCGCATACCTCTTCCGGCGTGAGCCGAACACCCTGGAGCTTTTGAAGGAGGGACAATTCCGCGCCGAGGCCCATCATCTTGGTCTGGGGCAGGAACTGCCGGCGGACGCCTGCGTGGACATCTTCTTTCTCGCCGACTTAAAACGCAATCTGGAGCAATATGGAAATCGCGGCTACCGGGCCGTCCAGCTCGAGGCGGGTGCCATCGGCGGCAGGATCTACCTGGCTGCGTATGCCCAGCACCTGGGTGCGACCGGGCTGACCTTCTTCGACGATGATGTAGTTAACTTCTTTTCCCCACACGCAAAAGACAAAAGTGCCATTTTCCTGCTCGCGATTGGCAAGCCGCTGAAGCGCAAACCACAGTAG
- a CDS encoding TrbG/VirB9 family P-type conjugative transfer protein: MKRFLSLILICSACAGAAFPQQTDPPASSVVHVATALNHLTILEFHEPVTMAAAGSSDFQIERQENKVFVKPMKSGASTDLFVWTASRRFAYELETTQEVKNMNFAIDNAVPTPAVHLVVSPSTDQLADLMLTRAFLGTVEITSVNTRPPKNQVGVRVEQVFRTRSSVYIHYTIENNSKSSYHVAAPSAYQVQGNHSSISLSSLAHKQLDPRLLGKLVSAQNVSLPIAHAESAAEDLAPGEATQGVVAIRQDLNSPAIVHLVFEGGVKATFVL, from the coding sequence ATGAAACGATTCTTGTCGCTCATCCTTATATGTAGCGCCTGCGCAGGCGCGGCCTTCCCCCAACAGACGGACCCACCCGCTTCGAGCGTCGTCCACGTGGCCACCGCTCTCAATCACTTGACCATCTTGGAATTTCACGAGCCGGTCACGATGGCCGCGGCGGGTAGCTCTGACTTCCAGATCGAGCGTCAGGAGAACAAAGTTTTCGTCAAGCCGATGAAGTCAGGTGCCTCCACTGACCTGTTCGTCTGGACGGCTTCGAGACGATTTGCCTACGAACTTGAGACGACCCAGGAGGTGAAGAACATGAATTTTGCGATTGATAATGCGGTGCCCACGCCAGCGGTTCATCTGGTTGTGAGTCCATCCACAGACCAACTCGCGGACCTGATGCTGACCCGCGCTTTCTTGGGGACCGTTGAGATCACCTCGGTCAACACGCGGCCCCCAAAGAACCAAGTAGGCGTCCGCGTAGAGCAAGTGTTCCGAACCAGGAGCAGTGTTTATATCCACTACACGATCGAGAACAACAGCAAGAGCTCCTACCACGTCGCTGCCCCGAGCGCATACCAGGTGCAAGGGAACCATTCGTCCATTTCCTTGTCGAGCCTTGCACACAAGCAGCTAGACCCGCGCTTATTGGGAAAACTTGTCAGCGCCCAAAATGTTTCTCTTCCCATTGCTCATGCGGAAAGCGCTGCCGAAGATCTGGCACCAGGCGAGGCAACTCAGGGAGTGGTTGCCATACGGCAGGATCTGAACTCGCCGGCAATCGTGCATCTGGTGTTTGAGGGCGGCGTGAAGGCCACGTTCGTACTTTAA
- a CDS encoding type IV secretory system conjugative DNA transfer family protein, with amino-acid sequence MTSENDYRLGRRVYHQDREESVGAILAFVAIIVLAAGFYILVHRFHLRTAQLVEISLYLLYALVAAITVAWYVFTLRKRRELNWPHPPLFISQAKDRKAVEDANEQNAIVLGYDVHGKPWLWPDATRVMQSVVFGATGSGKTTLLKNIITQDLFRLVGPPEDRHRIPMLIFDGKGDQEFLSDLLPAIETAGRMHQFRVLNPSQPDISVRYNPFFSEQGLYQEHANFVFESFDLKEDFFHGHQATYLSDLVRVLAYTGKRFNIHDVLVLALDQQVLREQIAIARACLQAQAGASNQRRLNFEMSVRNLRQSFEDRDRVPKIQGLLNELMTFLEDDLSIITGAYDELLSLDEVIDQELILFVSLNTNKNSKAVTALGRMLLQNMQLMIGKRYENERERRRENRPMVSVILDEFAPFAYSNFAQILQTARGTNTAFLFALQALPQLLTVGRGFKDDVSSAPNTNMLLRTKDEETAQYFLKASARVRQTRRTLTVQRKGVFEDRYEPIGFGSETDIKETRAEDEHIKNLPVGQMEILMTDNRLGTLHSHLHVRVPRQYKFPGLDPRIYPRLHAVSHAEGANLRFKDPELIRRNGRLAARFSRLA; translated from the coding sequence GTGACTTCAGAAAACGACTATCGCCTGGGCCGCCGTGTCTATCATCAGGACCGCGAAGAAAGCGTTGGCGCTATCCTGGCCTTCGTTGCAATCATCGTACTTGCCGCCGGCTTTTATATCCTGGTGCATCGCTTTCACCTGCGCACCGCGCAATTGGTTGAGATCTCCCTTTATCTGCTCTACGCTTTGGTTGCCGCGATCACGGTCGCTTGGTACGTGTTCACTTTGCGCAAGCGCCGCGAACTCAATTGGCCTCACCCTCCTTTATTCATAAGCCAGGCCAAAGACCGGAAAGCCGTCGAAGACGCAAATGAACAGAACGCGATCGTGCTCGGCTATGACGTGCATGGCAAGCCCTGGCTCTGGCCCGATGCGACGCGCGTGATGCAGTCGGTCGTGTTCGGGGCCACTGGTTCGGGTAAGACCACCCTCCTAAAAAACATCATCACACAAGACCTTTTCCGTCTCGTCGGTCCCCCCGAAGACCGGCATCGGATTCCCATGCTGATCTTCGACGGTAAGGGAGATCAGGAGTTTCTTTCCGATCTTCTTCCAGCCATAGAGACAGCCGGCCGGATGCATCAGTTCAGAGTGCTGAATCCTTCCCAGCCCGACATCTCGGTACGCTACAACCCCTTCTTCAGCGAGCAGGGTCTGTATCAGGAACACGCGAACTTTGTCTTTGAATCGTTCGACCTGAAGGAAGACTTCTTCCACGGCCATCAGGCGACCTATTTGAGCGACCTCGTCCGCGTGCTGGCGTACACCGGCAAACGCTTCAACATCCACGACGTGTTGGTGCTGGCGCTCGACCAGCAGGTGTTGCGCGAGCAAATTGCGATCGCTCGCGCCTGTCTACAAGCGCAAGCGGGCGCCAGCAACCAGCGCCGTTTGAACTTTGAAATGTCGGTCAGGAACTTGCGGCAGTCGTTCGAAGACCGCGACCGCGTGCCTAAGATCCAGGGACTGCTCAACGAGCTAATGACCTTTCTGGAAGATGACCTCTCGATCATCACCGGGGCATACGACGAACTGCTCTCGCTCGACGAGGTCATCGACCAGGAACTGATCCTGTTCGTCTCGCTGAATACCAACAAGAACTCGAAGGCGGTCACGGCCCTGGGCCGAATGCTGCTGCAGAACATGCAATTGATGATCGGAAAGCGCTACGAAAACGAGCGGGAACGCCGACGGGAAAATCGGCCAATGGTCAGCGTCATTCTCGACGAGTTCGCCCCGTTTGCCTATTCGAACTTCGCCCAGATTTTGCAGACGGCGCGCGGCACCAATACCGCTTTCCTTTTCGCCCTGCAGGCGCTTCCACAGCTCTTAACAGTGGGCCGAGGTTTCAAAGACGATGTCTCCTCAGCCCCAAACACGAACATGTTGCTGCGCACGAAAGACGAGGAGACCGCCCAGTATTTCCTCAAAGCATCGGCGCGCGTACGCCAGACGCGGCGCACCCTGACCGTTCAGCGCAAGGGAGTATTCGAAGACCGGTACGAGCCTATCGGATTTGGCAGCGAAACCGACATCAAGGAAACCAGGGCGGAGGACGAACACATCAAGAACTTGCCCGTTGGGCAGATGGAAATCCTGATGACCGATAACCGCCTGGGAACTCTCCATTCCCATCTCCATGTGCGCGTGCCCCGGCAGTACAAGTTCCCCGGACTTGATCCGAGGATTTACCCCAGGCTGCACGCCGTGTCCCATGCCGAAGGCGCAAACCTCCGCTTCAAAGACCCAGAACTCATCCGACGCAACGGCCGTCTGGCCGCGCGCTTCAGCCGCTTAGCATGA